The segment GGGTTAGAAAGGAAACCAAGATGACAAATTTCTAATCTAAGCGGTTTAGGCTGTACCTTGATATGTTAGTCAATCAATCAGTCAGTGTTATtttagttacgtctatatcccttgcggggtagacagagctaacagactTAAAAAGACATAAagattacatatatttaaatatcattgtTAGTACAGGTATTtctaaagttataaaaaaagtatagtaagtaagtaagttatttttgtttgtaacgttTGGTTTATATGTGCTACGAAAAAATCTATGGACGCGGCCGGGATTAACgacgttacatacatacatatagtaacgtCTTCATCcttcacggggtagacagagacaatttCGAAAAGTCTGAAAAGCCACGCATGGCTCcgtgatggaattaagattcaaatagtgacaggttgctagctcatcgcctacaagaggaatcccaagtttataatcctattccttattcgccttttacgacatccatgggtaacatatggagtggttctattctaaagtaccgaATACCACACGGTACCCAACGACGTTAACTAGGATAATCATGAAACCGTTTAAAGTAGCAATGAAGATGACTGAATTAATCACAAATGCGTCTCTTGCGCATATTTCTGACACGGAAACGAGACAAAAGGCGACAGAAAATAACGCCGGTTCAAGGAGAGAAGGCGCGAAAATTCTTGTTTTCCCAAAAACGGCATAATGTCACGAACGTATGCTGAAAACTTGTATGAATTTACAACTCAAGATTATGtccgatataaataaataaatatatacgggacaaattacactgattgattcagcctcgaagtaagttcgagatttatgttacaagatactaactcaacgatactttttttataataaatactatatagataaacatccaagacctaggctaatcagtaaaatttaaaaaaaggttccTTTCTCTtcacgccctggccgagattcgaaaccgggacctccggtgtcacagtaaagcgtactaccgctgcgccacagaggccaaaATTCCTTTATTTCTATTGAACGCTCATTTCTAACGAACTTACGTcaatttatcatcatcatcatcatctgcTGAACATAGGTCTCCCCCAATGACTTCCACCTCTGCTAGAAGCGACCCGCATCGCAAAGTTTCCCCGCGTACTTCATCAGATCATCGGTCCATCTCGTGGGCCATCCTACGCCGCGCTTTCCGGTACGTGGTCTCCACTCGAGGACCTTTTGAGCCCATCATCATCAGCTCTTCGAAAAATGTAGCCTGCCACTTCAGTATCCTAACTCAAGTTGTAATAAGAGACCACGTCTCGGTACATAATCACTGACAGCAGTCTTAGTCTTGAGACTTAAACTAATTATAGAGTCATTATAATGTGTACCGATAAAAtttgtggcgaaatctatacgccacaagtcacaagaataaaaaataaaatcacgcgacgctatcagtcaaaaacagtgaaaaccctaaatcgcgcaagcaaagatttcacggattggagctatatcttacaacctccgacacaataacgttggagccgcggttccccaggcataacacctagcctggcggaagatcttccctttggtggcggacgagccgaatcatcactcccgctacaaatttaaaatttggctCCAGCATTTCTGTTCTGTAATATAGAATAAGGCTTATTAGGTATTATTTGAGTATTacttcattcatttttattagaaatttaaGGGGTTTAATCTGCCTAAACAAAAAGATTATCAAATATATGTAGGCCACAAATAAATCTTCAACCATATATGTTCAAGTGGATCACTGTTTCGAAggattaaaaatgtttgtacAATGCTCGTCTAGTGAGGCTCGGATTCCCGAGTAATAAAGTAAAGACAGCCAGACAACAGAGCATAACATTCCTGTTTCTCAAACAGGAACGTTATGCTGCGTTCTTGAATGTGTTTGCTACAGGGGCAGgtctaaacaatttttttttagaataacagagtaacttaacaaaaaaatcatgtcTTCCTGAGGACATAATTATAGCGTatcgtttataaatataacaaaatagctCTTGTAGTCTTATATATTGCATTTCCGTAGATGGTTTTGTAAACAGCTCAAAGggacagaaaaaagaatagaagtCATAATGTCTAGATCTAATAGATCAAACTTTTTACCATCTAGCAATGCCAGGCTAGTCTAATCCCAAccaatgcgaaagtaagtttatttgtttgtttgttacctctttacGGGTACTCTactgaatttatttaagtgtCTGGAGAAAGTCAGAGGTACCtatcatcccggtaaaaactatagttcccacgggaattgcaaaaaaaaactgaactcTCTTGTaagtggcgttaaattcgtcgctttttgtaggtagtGCTAATTTTGCCAGTCCTTTGTATcaactataaataatttcgttcaacataaaaaaatgttgttacaTAAAACGTAAAGTCCTGTAagtaagtccgccattgcaagtgatttgtttcttttataactatgtactattttcatGTTACTGtgtttatttctataataataaagatattacaatcaaacaaacataaaacttGTTGCACTCAGCctttactttttacataatttgagGACTCGTGCGCGCTTAAGTGTTCACATTTGTCTTAACAAATATCTGGTATGCTAACCATTCAAACTATCTGTTTAATGACATTGCTTTCAGTCATTATGATTGTACACTTTCTTTTAAGCCGATTGTTTGACCATTGTCTTTATTGTAAGTTCCTTAGTTCAAGGTTGATACAATAGTCATTTGACTTTCACTGTTTGTGATAAAATGAAGAGTAGGTGCAATCTTATCAAGTCtagttttaaaagtaaacGCATTACCAACTTCTGCATTAAGTACATTTTTCCTACAGCTTCAAACTAccataaaaaatcatttttcagcatgtacatatatatgtgggaatgaaagtaaaacagtGCGGAATTATATCGGAaaacttcttattttatttaacttcttgAAAACACATCTTATAACGTCTTACATCGTACCACAGACTCACTATTCTATCTCTTAATGTTACcaacgtaaaaataagtaagaggccagctaacaaaaaggatttaaataaaaacaaaaaacaaaacttctccCACATATAATCGATCTTTCaaggggtaggtagagccaacagtgtcgaAAAAGCTGACGGTCCACGCTCAACTGAATGACTTAATACCATTATTGTATCCTTgtcaataggctattttacaccatgtaaaaaaaaatataaaaatgcacgtatcttatagattttgtaaaaaataaaagaaaaacatcgatcattattcataaaagtgcaatatggattttataattcaatttaaaaaatcctcttttttaatctgttcttcaaaagtcgaaaacgctatccgccatgttgggtactgacgtgacgtcatacttttagtaaacaaatatcgaatcgaaaacatattgatgatgtcaggctctgtttattttgaaattttaaaatttctatcacgtttttgggtttttactctttaataatttaatagaatcatggaagacggttttgtgaaagcagacaatataaatctaccgaggattaatacgttgatggtggcgaaattttttgcgtccaatcccgatttctgttctgctgagttaagaaatgttaaaacagcgatgtaagtatttattgtattaaacattctcttacaatacacaattataataggtaaattattacacaacCAATCCAACATAacctattttttgtattgtttactaaaagtatgacgtcacgagtcaaaacaacatggcggatggcgttttcgcgcgaaaatacaaaatcataaataataaatcgtttttagagcacttttcggcttcaaaaaattttaataaaaattctatatgtataacacagtctcaggattgatttaaaacagttttcaaaaaagagtgtaatagcctatttgacaaagtgaaaagtcattgcctaaaagaagaatcccaaggtaAGCTGTTCTTTTGATAgatttttacaatgttttcttttttgcaaaAGAAGCAGTTGGTCTCCAGTATTTTAGATATCAATGGCTCTGCCTCACTCGTATTCGTTGAAGACGCGATATATTTATCTGGATAAAAGTGGACAAAGGATATACGAGTAAAATCGTGCCGGAATCGTGTCGTGAACAATAAAAACCAGCCGACATTTCACAGGGTGAACGTCCTTCctcgtaaaaataaagttaaggCCGCCTTATTAATTGATACGACAATGCACTTCTGATATAAGTGTACTAGCTGTATACTGCTGTTTCACTTGTCACcgtcaaatattatattcgaGAATCCAGCAAAGTGTTATTTTGTGTGTTTTATAGTCCCCgatagggataaagacatgatttttATGTGTGAAATTCACCAATAAAATTTGGGGGTGATGTAGATTGCGGCGACATCTCTTAGCCAAACAGAGCcttgagagagagagaagtcttgaaagactgataggccacgttcagctgttaagcttaatgatagagattcaaatagtgacagcgtactagcccatcgccttaaagaagacccctaagtttataagactatcccttagtcgccttatacaacattcatgggaaagacatcTTATTCTTTTGGTgacaggaaccacacgggtactacaataaattacagcaaattcacgaattgtaatgtatttaacaatatcaaaattttcttCACATATTTTCTTGCAAAAACTCAAAAGAGAACAAGAAAATCTTTATCATTGTAATTTCTCTCCTGGTTTCAATTTAACAATTTCTGGATGATTGGGATCACCATTCCCTCTTACAATATAAACTGTTTGTATTCCTTCAGCGTTGCTATTTTggtcattattattttgctgATCAACATAGTTATtgtcatttttataatgattacTTGGCACATGATTTTGGATAcggtatttattttgatacaatccatatttattatatgacggtgttgtagcgggagctgtgttaacatttttaatattattttggtcTGGGAATGAAAAACCTTTTCCTTTTCTTATGTCATCAGAAGTATCTCCAAATGTATAATATAGATTGGTTACCTCATCGGGAAATCTTAGTTCTCGGCCACctctattattattaaaattataaacattgttAGTAAATTTTGTGGATAACCATTTAGGAGAATCATTATCGTTAAGTGTACTAATCGCATAATTTATTTCTCCGTTTATTATacgtttttcaattttattctgTTTCACTTCTTTGTCATTACTTTTAAATCTATTGAATCCATAATTTCCTTGATAAGCATAATTTGGTCCATAGTTTTGAAGTCCGTAAGTCTGAGGTCTATTGTCATAAAGATTAGTACTTGCAAATCCATACCCCTGTTGGTTAGCTTGGTAATTcgggtaatttatttgattcagTGGACTTTGTtgatttatattgttattcaaattatttatgttgtttattCCATTACTTAGTTGACTTGGCTGATAAATTCCATAATTTTGCTGGTTTCCCAATTGAGCGGGATCCTGATACAATCCATAATTTTGCGACAGCTGATTATAGAATTGTTCGACATTCTGATGACCAAATTGGTTATTTAATTGTGGAGCGCTGAAGAATCTGAAGAAACCTCCGTTGTGGTTGTTAAGATAATGCACCAATTGTTCTGGATCTGTTGGACATTGAGGGTACGCGTATCGGCAGGTTCCAAGGTTTCCCTTGGCCGTCATGCCGAGGAAGACTGCTCGGCCGAATAGAAACAATGGTGAACTGCTGATACCGTTATATGCTGCCAATAacctgtaaatattattattatttcataaatctGTATACATCATAATAGGAATGGCCACTGGCACATATTCTTCcaacgaaaatataaaattagacACACAGGAATAAGCTACGAGTACGATGTAGTTGATCGCACAGACATCtgattttaaaagattttcaaaaaattgcaCACGAGAAAGTCTGGTAAAAAACTGCTGGTGATGACACTGACCAATTAATGGTCAttgaaaagtttgaaaaaatatcttacGTCAATAACGGTTGCAGTCCGGCGACATTCTGCAACACGCTGGAAGAGCCCAGGGCTCCGCCGCCGGCAGCCTCGCATAGTAGCCGGGGTACACACTGGTAGTCGTCGTACAGCGCGATCGAAGTTAGGGCTCCGGTAACGGCCGATAGGGCTTCCGATGCTATAGACTGTTTTGGACGCCTTGGTGGTCCTGAAATTTAAGGATTTATTTTGTCAGAagagatataattttaaagttcagtaacttcatttttttgtttcaccataaaataatcacaattccatccaGCTTAATGTGGACTTCGAGTCTTACTACTAAATGGCCTTGTTTACTtcgcaaaatatataaaagtgatttgtatatattatgtgTTTAATTCCAGGTGAAAGTTCTTCTTGCCAAACGATTGTTATACATCACATTCTTCTAAAACCTAACTGaactaaattttcattttaaataaaaatttacaattacaGAACAGAATTAATAAACAACTTACGATTATACTGTCCAGTAGGGCTTGCAGGGTAAGGATAAGGATATTGACCTCCAAATCCTTGATTACCAGGAAACTGACCCGGATATCCCTGAGCTTGCCCTGAGTAAATAGGATATCCCTGAGGTGCACTTCCTTGTAAATTCTGAGGCACATTTGGATACTGATAAGGAAATCCCTGATTGTGATTAGGTATACCTCCAAAAGTCTGGTATCTGGGTTTCCTTCTGCGTCTTCTACGCTTCTTTTTAGGAGGTTGTGGTTTATCTTGTTGATTGCCATCTTGAGGATTATTTTGACTGTTAGGTTTTTGAAGATAAGGATCATTATCACCATGGTTTACATCCGGACCATCTTCGAATTTAAATGAATTGGGCCCAGATTGTCCATCGAAAGTAATAGGCTGATATTTATCATTACCCAGATGTTTTTGAGGGTAAACAGGATTTTGATCTGGAAATATTTGATTAGGTGCTGCTGCATAACCATTGTTTTGATATTTAGGTTTCCTTTTCCGCTTCTTCTTTGGTAAGTTAGGCGGTTCTATTTTATTGTGATCTTGGAAGGAAAAACCTGGATTAATTGATGGTTCAATATCGAATATATTATCAGCATTGTTAGTTTCAAAATCATcttcaaatttaaatgtatttggtCTTTCGTCGAAAGTAATAGCCTGAGATGGGCCGTTGCCTGCATCGATTGGAGGTTCATAGTTATCTTCGAATTTGATAAacccattatttatttgtcgaGGTGTTATAGTTTCATTCagtttaaagatttttctgaAAGAAGAGGTATGTTAATTAGTTATTTAACCTAACAGtgaaaactatttataaatgtttagtAATCAGAGTGGACGAATGGAACGCAGTCAGGATATAAAGCCAAAATGGCGATTATAAATCCAAAAGATTTAACAAACAATTTGATAACAATAAAGTTATCAATATAGCTGTTGttttaattcatacatacatacatacatacatacatatggtcatgtctatgtcccttgcggggtagacagagccaatagatGAAATGCCTTTTCATTAGTTTTTAGtgataagtaatatatttaagtgtAGTGTATAGCTAGCAGGAAACTAACGTACGGAATAACaagagataatttaaataatccgATGCGCTATGGTTTCAAAGTAATGAACATCGTGATCTAGACGGTCTGTTTAAGATCCATACATTATGATTATCTTGTGTGACTACAAAGGTTGATTAAATAATTGCATGTAGAactgtaattaatatttcataagtTAGCTCATGAATTaattcgtgccgtgtggttcccggcaccaattcaaaaaagaataggaccactccatctctttcccatggatgtcgtaaaaggcgactaagagataggcttataaacttgggattcttttttaggcgatgggctagcaacctgttactatttgaatctcaattctatcattaagctaaatacctgaacgtggccattcagtcttttcgagactgttggctctgtctagggatatagacgtgaccatatgtatgtatgttacttacGATAGTAATTCTGCTGGATTGTAATTCAGGTTTCCACTTTCCCGGCTGTCAGTCTGTTTCATCAAGTTCAGAATAAACAAAGCCAGAATGATCTTCATATTGTCCTGTGCTGGAATTACTtagttaaagaaaaaaattatgaaatactaTTAATGGTGTGTTTAAAAAACATGGAGAGATTAGAataatgatgattaaaaaattaaactccgcaattatttaaaaagtaaaaaaagaaggTTAGAAGTATACATAAAGTCGTCGTTTTTTTGTCTgtcaattaaaacaaaaaaaaattcataacaTGTGGTATACattaattaagccaaacagctgaacgtgacctttcagtcttttcaaaactgttggctctgtctacctcacaagggatacagacgatattatatctatgtatgtatgatattagTTCCCGAATAAGTTTTTGTGATCAAACCCGAGACTCActttgtaacatacatacatacatataatcacgtctatatcacatgcggggtagacagagcagtaACAACTTTAGCCTAGCCTAATGACCACTAGGCCATAGAGGTCGACCCAAAACATTCCCACACAACTGTCACAAGCCAAAAGAGAggttttaattctttttgaTTAGCATAATACCAAGAAGGTACTGGTTAACGTATATTTCGGTTCAATTTGACAATTGGGTCGATGTCTGATTAACAAGTCCAGTTATAGTTAAAAACTTAGAGGGCATAGGTACatacagtacatacatacatactcatggtcacgtctatatctcttccggggtagacagagctatttagcttaattgaattaaattaataaacccaccgcctaaaaaagaatccgaagtttataagcgtatcccttagtcgcgttatacgacatccatgggaaagagatggagtggtcctattcttttttgtattggtgccgggaaccacacggcacttagagGGCATTGCGCAATAAATTCATTCTTCCATACCTTTATACTAACTACTAGTTATTGCcagcgacttcgttcgccgtaaAAGTTCACTTAAAAGCTAGACAGGGAGACCCCTGTATAGCCCCTTAGAGGGGGGAGgaggtatttttgtataccaGTTTCTGAGTAAACCAAGCACATTTGAGATAACAACATTTAAATGAATGCAATTCGGTACAATAACTATACCTACTAACGGCGAACACTAAAGGCAATAGTTTTTGCGTTTTGCGAGtacaatacaaacatacagaggCAGACAGAAATTTTAACAATCACATTTTTTGCTTCTACATATCTCCCACATCGACCTTTTTGCcaatatttttcaagtaaAAACATCTATCaggattattatattttattttattatatgagttTGGATTCCTCACGGCTTGACTCGCATGTAAACCCTATGGCCTTCTCCGTACAAATCAAtacacaattaattttaaaaaaatgcataaattcccgaataagtttttttttttacattcaatttcaatacacgtatgaaaaattacacaacTGGTTCAGTGGTTTCGACGTAAAAGAcggaaaaacaaacaaacacactttcacatttatactATTGGTATGGATAGATTTAATGCGCCCAGTTTGGATGAAGAGAATCATTAATGttaatgaagcgaaaaaagtttTCAACGATCATGGATCATGGAGAGATGGagcctctgtctacctctgggataaaggcgtgattatgtatgtacttacctataaTAGGTAATGTTCAGCACAGAACAAACAAGAAACAGTCTTTGTTCTTtgcattatattaatttatataaagaaataattcaaTCACTCAAACGTAcctatattttcaaataaaattatatatttaaattacgtTGATTGATGTTCTACGGTAcctttaacttaaaaatactttggATTTTAAACAGCTTACgagaaataacaataatttccCGCGACATCAAAATTGATATTTCTAAATATCAGGCGCTTAAtataagatattaaaaaatttttgacCATAAAATGGCTGCATGTTTATAAGCGTTAGTTCCACTTTGCAGACACAAATCATACCTACTATGAAACGATTTGCGTTTTTACAAGGCTACAGATATGATGAAATAGGtaagtttttgtaaaaacatttctaaacttaactcaaatttaattataatgcacagaacataaaatagaaaaactcAATACTGTTTCAATGAACAgagaaaattacaaaacttaCCATTAAATAATGAGATAAAACACTATGTGCACTGTCAGGAATCCTTTCAACAAATGTGAACAAATCCGCAGAATTTCTTTAGCTCGGCGTGTTGGCGAAGAAAGTTGTGTGATGTCATATAACTTATAAGGATTTATATCAATCCATTTTAGGAGCATCCTGTTATGATTAGGTAACTAAGGTTTTGGTAACCGCTTTCCATTAGATGAGCTACTAatctttatatatacttataatacatctgtagagaggtcaattctgtacatgaaATATActtccaaaataactatcggGGGGTGATAAGGGATCGATATTGATGCcaaaaattgtatgtatgtacgtctgTCTGTATAACcgttatataaacaaaaaactacTCTATAGATTTAACTAAACTTGGTCcaatattgtatatttaataaaaaaggagagaattttattatatgtatgtcgaCCTATCCTGACTAAGGTAGAAACATAGCCTATTTTATCATACTTTGTGACTATTAACTCTGCCTATTCTCAAAGGTGTAATTATatgatttatacatacacgtaatcacgtctatatctcttgcgtaGTACACAGAgtcatcagtcttgaaaagactgagaagCCACGTTATGTTACACAACTTTATAtgagactagaggccgcccgcgacttcgtccgcgatgaatcattcccgcgggtaATCCGGGacaaaaagtagcctatatgttattctgggtcttcagctacctacttACCAAATTTATTCGTAATCGGGTCactagtttttgcgtgaaagagtaacaaacatccatactgacatactcacaacatacattcatataggcacgtctatatcccttacggggtaaagtCAATAATCccgaaagactgaatggccatgttcagctgctcggcttagtgatggaattgagatccaaatagtgacaggttgctagcccatcgcgtagaaaggatcgcaattttataagcctatcccttagtcgccttttacgacatccatgggaaagagatggagtggtcctattcttttttgtattggtgccgggaaccacacggcactaccatactcacaaactttcgcatttataatattagtaggattcaaatagtgacagctagcccatcgcctacgaaTAAATAGCGAATTTTCCGAAATTcgcgtaggtacttatattattccaaattcTATGTCtgagtctattaatatacttcttacctacatccatatcttgcaaattttctactttcactctttccaaagcatAACTCtttcaaaagtacccgaaaccgccgagcttgcatgaagagagttatgaatgtggatgaaggaaaggaaatatgcagagatcgtggcaagtggaaagaggtagtctctgcctacccctccgggaaagaggcgtgattttatgtatgtatgtatgtccgaGCCAGACATCAAACCGACTTCCATCGCCTATCTTATCACGATATCTACTATCACTGATGTTGCAACCTACGTTCACGGTCGTCCGACAGTCCAACTCGTTTTGCTTGCGACACGTTGTAGCGGGTTCAAATCCGTAAATCCGGTCGGGATTTGGGCGTTAAGGAAATATCTTCCCACATAAATTTTGTCTACTtttcaacctgtcactatttgaatttcgattcAATCATAAAgcgatacagctgaacgtggcctatctgtcttttcaagtctaccccgcaggggatatagacgtgactatatgtatgtttatggtAGATATACATTCTTTTGTCTGAATCTGCAGGATTCCTCATGATGTACCCTCAgtattagatacatacatacataaaatcacgtccatactcttacgggttagacagagcaaacagtcttgaaatgatcAACATCTAGATTATAGGTTGGTATTCAaagtaatgtacataacttcgaaaattgtcattggtacatagccgaagtgggattcgaacctgtgcctttttgcgccacacgaattttaaccgggcacatgacaataacaatataaccgttttcctttataatacatagaatataatcacgtctatatcgcttgcagggtagacagagccagcagtcttgaaagacaagccacgctcagctgttagACTCAATGatagatattcaaatagtgacagcctatgagaagaatcccaagtttatctatactaatattataaagctgaagagtttgtttgtttgaacgcactaatctcagtAATTACTGATTcgattttgtgttgaatagaccattattatcgaggaaggctttaggccataacatcacactgcaactattaggaacgaagaaataatggagaatgtgaaaaaaatcggggaaaattattcatccttgaatcCATccatgatgcccaaaataacaattccacgcggacgaagtcgcggacacagctagtagGTACTATATATGATACTTATAACACACTTCTGATTGTACGGGGGgttcaaaaaaaaagttcaaagTGATATCACAAGGTCAGAAGCAGTCGGGACGAATCATGGTCGTGATCATTGATGACTTACAATCACTGTTGAGAAACAGAAGACTAGACTGACATATTCAAAGGACAACATGATATTAGAATCGGAAACATTACTTTTGCACCCGATTCTGTTCGAATTAAtccatattaattataaaaaaagaataggaccactccaactgtTTCCCaatttcgtaaaaagcgactaagggatgggcttataaaaggtgactaagggacaggcttataaacttgagattcttacctgtcactatttgaatgtcaatttcatcattaagccatgttGAACGTGGTGTTTCAAGATTGTTAGggccgtctaccccgcaggggatatagacgtagttatatgtatgtatagatctCGATGCCTTCGTGAACCCTTTAGGAAATCCTATCTTCGCATCATCTCAAGTATAAAATAAGCGCGAAAAATCTTTGATCCATACACGCGGTACTTTACCTGGTTTT is part of the Amyelois transitella isolate CPQ chromosome 20, ilAmyTran1.1, whole genome shotgun sequence genome and harbors:
- the LOC106135298 gene encoding uncharacterized protein LOC106135298 produces the protein MKIILALFILNLMKQTDSRESGNLNYNPAELLSKIFKLNETITPRQINNGFIKFEDNYEPPIDAGNGPSQAITFDERPNTFKFEDDFETNNADNIFDIEPSINPGFSFQDHNKIEPPNLPKKKRKRKPKYQNNGYAAAPNQIFPDQNPVYPQKHLGNDKYQPITFDGQSGPNSFKFEDGPDVNHGDNDPYLQKPNSQNNPQDGNQQDKPQPPKKKRRRRRRKPRYQTFGGIPNHNQGFPYQYPNVPQNLQGSAPQGYPIYSGQAQGYPGQFPGNQGFGGQYPYPYPASPTGQYNRPPRRPKQSIASEALSAVTGALTSIALYDDYQCVPRLLCEAAGGGALGSSSVLQNVAGLQPLLTLLAAYNGISSSPLFLFGRAVFLGMTAKGNLGTCRYAYPQCPTDPEQLVHYLNNHNGGFFRFFSAPQLNNQFGHQNVEQFYNQLSQNYGLYQDPAQLGNQQNYGIYQPSQLSNGINNINNLNNNINQQSPLNQINYPNYQANQQGYGFASTNLYDNRPQTYGLQNYGPNYAYQGNYGFNRFKSNDKEVKQNKIEKRIINGEINYAISTLNDNDSPKWLSTKFTNNVYNFNNNRGGRELRFPDEVTNLYYTFGDTSDDIRKGKGFSFPDQNNIKNVNTAPATTPSYNKYGLYQNKYRIQNHVPSNHYKNDNNYVDQQNNNDQNSNAEGIQTVYIVRGNGDPNHPEIVKLKPGEKLQ